In Macadamia integrifolia cultivar HAES 741 chromosome 13, SCU_Mint_v3, whole genome shotgun sequence, one DNA window encodes the following:
- the LOC122059443 gene encoding fatty acid desaturase 4, chloroplastic has product MSILPHHKYPLRCSSHHHAQLAHPPLTTHVRCAATTTTTKPVGTLRPSSAVPTATDPDLQSTWTHRTWVATGCTSVLVSLAKSAMAASETSPTMWLEPLLASYLGYLLADLGSGVYHWAIDNYGDASTLVVGSQIEAFQGHHKWPWTITRRQFANNLHALARAVAFVVVPIDLTSNDMVVNAFVGVCSGCIMFSQQFHAWAHGTKSRLPPLVVALQDAGVLVSRTQHATHHRPPYNNNYCIVSGAWNEFLDRQRVFEALEMVLFFKFGVRPRSWSEPNPEWTEESEITSLQTKPHLREPQDLVCT; this is encoded by the coding sequence ATGTCCATCTTACCCCATCACAAGTACCCATTGAGGTGCTCATCTCACCACCATGCCCAACTGGCACACCCTCCTCTCACCACACATGTTCGTTgcgccgccaccaccaccactaccaagCCTGTTGGAACCCTCCGCCCCAGCTCGGCTGTACCAACGGCTACCGATCCCGATTTGCAATCAACATGGACACACCGCACGTGGGTTGCGACTGGGTGCACTTCCGTGCTTGTTTCTCTAGCAAAATCAGCCATGGCTGCTTCAGAGACAAGCCCAACCATGTGGCTTGAGCCCCTTCTCGCTTCCTACCTTGGCTACCTCCTCGCCGACCTTGGCTCTGGAGTCTACCATTGGGCAATCGACAACTACGGCGACGCCTCGACCCTCGTGGTTGGGTCTCAAATCGAAGCCTTCCAAGGCCACCACAAGTGGCCATGGACGATCACAAGGCGTCAATTCGCCAACAACCTCCACGCCCTTGCACGGGCGGTGGCATTCGTGGTTGTACCCATAGACCTCACAAGCAACGATATGGTTGTGAATGCCTTTGTAGGAGTCTGCTCCGGGTGTATAATGTTTAGCCAACAGTTCCACGCGTGGGCTCATGGTACCAAGAGCCGTCTTCCTCCATTAGTGGTGGCGTTGCAAGATGCAGGTGTGCTTGTCTCACGCACACAACATGCCACGCACCATCGCCCACCTTACAACAACAATTACTGCATAGTGAGTGGAGCATGGAACGAATTTCTGGACAGGCAAAGAGTGTTTGAGGCGTTGGAAATGGTTTTGTTCTTTAAGTTTGGGGTGCGGCCAAGGTCCTGGAGTGAGCCCAACCCTGAATGGACAGAAGAAAGTGAGATCACTTCTCTCCAAACTAAACCACACTTACGTGAGCCACAAGACCTTGTTTGTACATAG